In one Corallococcus sp. EGB genomic region, the following are encoded:
- a CDS encoding peptidylprolyl isomerase → MARLHAAVSAGLLFVSACVHQVPPPRPDEDSSQGMKQIQDWEDRRSLGDGELVRLATSAQDVVVRVRALRALGRIQDVTTLDAVIAGLTAPDKAVRDEAAFDAGEFALSWEPLPDDAKAALTEALVRAEALEVEGPVRVTLLESLGKLATPGALEVLTARLSPPENPGAEAAAKALGVAGRKAGAAALATVPLEAITALLNGQRREGVRYAGAYLLASVKRPDAVDALRACLSDVAPDVAALCAKGLGDVGSATSAADSRALAVLLAKGAPRVSAEAARSLAKLSAKCQDGAACEPLLALEGILPRANKVAEGNAAQGHALLVVAQQGLPPRGRPLLQRVRSALAEADPGAASEEAHADLAWLDCRFAAAMDRQRGTLEQVHHCGLGRVPEPRWLALGLHEVAQFKGEPATPAKAGITPPIPGAAFAVPYLDHTSPLVRGAAVDALSERPVPEALAPMRALIGGGDAVVAGLAAAAAGKLKDAEALTAVKALADRVPKEPDLAEAVASALVALQGQAAEPRLRQWLTHPHANVRRIAAESLTVLTGEPVRSARVELPQGTYRPPAAPPGTTLTLRTRKGDITVLLDPDAPLTGGNLMALAQQGYFRGISFHRVVPDFVAQGGDPRGDGEGGPGYSIRCEVTRRPYVRGTLGMALSGKDTGGSQFFFTHSPQPHLDGRYTAFGQVVQGMDVVDALQEGTIIDDVLVGIRAP, encoded by the coding sequence ATGGCCCGTCTGCACGCCGCCGTGTCCGCCGGACTCCTCTTCGTGAGCGCCTGTGTCCATCAGGTGCCGCCGCCCCGGCCGGACGAGGATTCGTCCCAGGGGATGAAGCAGATCCAGGACTGGGAGGACCGCCGCTCGCTGGGAGATGGCGAGCTCGTGCGGCTCGCCACCTCCGCGCAGGACGTGGTCGTGCGCGTGCGAGCCCTCCGGGCCCTGGGGCGCATCCAGGACGTGACGACGCTGGACGCCGTCATCGCGGGGCTGACGGCGCCGGACAAGGCCGTGCGCGACGAGGCCGCCTTCGACGCGGGCGAATTCGCGCTGTCGTGGGAGCCACTGCCCGACGATGCGAAGGCCGCGCTCACCGAAGCCCTGGTGCGCGCGGAGGCACTGGAGGTCGAAGGCCCGGTGCGCGTCACGCTGCTGGAGTCCCTGGGCAAGCTGGCCACGCCCGGAGCGCTGGAGGTGCTGACGGCCCGCCTGTCTCCGCCCGAAAACCCCGGAGCCGAGGCCGCCGCGAAGGCGCTGGGAGTGGCGGGGCGCAAGGCGGGCGCGGCGGCGCTGGCGACCGTCCCCCTGGAGGCCATCACCGCGCTGCTGAACGGTCAGCGGCGCGAAGGCGTGCGCTACGCCGGGGCCTATCTGCTGGCGTCGGTGAAGCGTCCGGACGCCGTGGACGCGCTGCGCGCCTGCCTGAGCGATGTGGCGCCCGATGTCGCCGCCCTCTGCGCGAAGGGGCTGGGCGACGTGGGCAGCGCGACCAGCGCCGCCGATTCAAGGGCCCTGGCCGTGCTGCTCGCGAAGGGTGCTCCCCGCGTCTCGGCCGAGGCGGCGCGGTCGTTGGCGAAGCTGTCGGCGAAGTGCCAGGACGGAGCGGCCTGCGAGCCGCTGCTCGCACTGGAAGGCATCCTGCCCCGAGCGAACAAGGTCGCGGAAGGCAACGCGGCGCAAGGTCACGCGTTGCTCGTCGTGGCGCAGCAGGGACTTCCGCCGCGGGGGCGGCCCCTGTTGCAGCGCGTGCGGAGCGCGCTCGCGGAGGCAGACCCTGGCGCGGCCAGCGAGGAGGCCCACGCGGACCTCGCCTGGCTGGACTGCCGGTTCGCGGCGGCGATGGACCGACAGCGGGGCACGCTGGAGCAGGTCCACCACTGCGGCCTTGGCCGCGTCCCCGAGCCCCGCTGGCTCGCGCTGGGGCTGCACGAGGTGGCGCAGTTCAAGGGTGAGCCCGCCACCCCGGCGAAGGCAGGCATCACTCCACCCATCCCCGGCGCGGCCTTCGCGGTGCCCTATCTGGACCACACGAGCCCTCTCGTGCGCGGCGCGGCGGTGGACGCTCTCTCCGAGCGCCCCGTGCCCGAAGCGCTGGCTCCCATGCGCGCGCTCATCGGAGGAGGCGACGCGGTGGTGGCGGGGCTGGCCGCGGCCGCCGCCGGCAAGCTGAAGGACGCCGAGGCGCTGACCGCGGTGAAGGCCCTGGCCGACCGCGTCCCCAAGGAACCGGACCTGGCGGAGGCGGTGGCCAGCGCGCTCGTCGCGTTGCAGGGCCAGGCGGCGGAACCGCGCCTGCGCCAATGGCTCACGCATCCGCACGCCAACGTGCGCCGCATCGCGGCCGAGTCCCTCACGGTGCTCACCGGAGAGCCGGTCCGCTCCGCCCGCGTGGAGCTGCCCCAGGGCACGTACCGGCCGCCGGCCGCGCCTCCGGGCACGACGCTCACGCTGCGCACGCGCAAGGGAGACATCACCGTCCTGTTGGATCCGGACGCGCCGCTCACGGGCGGCAACCTGATGGCGCTCGCGCAGCAGGGCTACTTCCGGGGCATCAGCTTCCACCGCGTGGTGCCGGACTTCGTCGCGCAGGGCGGGGACCCGCGCGGAGACGGGGAGGGCGGTCCCGGCTACTCCATCCGCTGTGAGGTGACGCGCCGGCCGTATGTACGGGGCACGCTGGGAATGGCGCTGTCGGGCAAGGACACCGGCGGCAGCCAGTTCTTCTTCACGCACTCACCACAGCCGCACCTGGACGGCCGCTACACGGCCTTCGGTCAGGTCGTTCAAGGCATGGACGTGGTGGACGCGCTCCAGGAGGGCACGATCATCGACGACGTGCTCGTCGGCATCCGCGCCCCCTGA
- a CDS encoding DUF58 domain-containing protein, with protein MSLGRPVPSGLAVALFAGALVPAALAVASPAFGWLALAVDVAVLLLCAVDFLRAPHARDVDVRREVEPILSSGVDNTVRWELRSRIDRPVRGELRDEPPLDVESHGHRQPFLLEAGASTRLTYRVHPPSRGDARFGGVNLRLMGPLGLCSRQVRLPADQDVKVYPDLRALSREALTLARASEAVSARTLLRKSMEGREFESLREYRPGDDYRHIDWKSSARHGHTLVRTWHPERNQPVLLLLDCGRHMAGRVQGRRKLDHAVDAALRLARVSLDAGDVVGVLAFASDVRAFLPPRKGAEHLRLITESLYRAEAGLEESDYGRAFDFAFARQTRRALVVLFTDLVDPDASAELLARTLALRPRHLPVVASLLDEDLEAAATDVPGDATSAYARQAAARMEAEYRRTATTLRDAGALVVRAPARGFGAAALNVYLDVKARGRL; from the coding sequence GTGAGCCTCGGGCGTCCCGTCCCCAGCGGCCTCGCCGTGGCGCTGTTCGCCGGGGCGCTCGTGCCCGCCGCGCTCGCGGTGGCGAGCCCCGCCTTCGGGTGGCTGGCGCTCGCGGTGGACGTGGCCGTCCTGCTCCTGTGCGCGGTGGACTTCCTGCGCGCGCCGCACGCCCGCGACGTCGACGTGCGCCGCGAGGTGGAGCCCATCCTCTCCTCCGGCGTGGACAACACGGTGCGCTGGGAGCTGCGTTCGCGCATCGACCGGCCCGTGCGCGGCGAGCTGCGCGACGAGCCGCCCCTGGACGTGGAGAGCCACGGCCACCGCCAGCCCTTCCTTCTGGAGGCCGGTGCGTCCACGCGGCTCACCTACCGGGTGCACCCGCCCTCCCGGGGCGACGCGCGCTTCGGCGGAGTGAATCTGCGCCTGATGGGCCCGTTGGGCCTGTGCTCGCGGCAGGTGCGGCTGCCCGCGGACCAGGACGTGAAGGTGTATCCGGACCTGCGCGCCCTCTCGCGCGAGGCGCTGACGCTGGCGCGTGCGTCCGAAGCCGTGTCCGCGCGCACGCTCCTGCGCAAGTCGATGGAGGGCCGCGAGTTCGAGTCGCTTCGCGAGTACCGGCCCGGCGACGACTACCGCCACATCGACTGGAAGTCCTCCGCGCGCCACGGCCACACGCTGGTGCGCACGTGGCATCCGGAGCGCAACCAGCCGGTGCTGCTGCTCCTGGACTGCGGGCGCCACATGGCGGGCCGGGTGCAGGGGCGCAGGAAGCTGGACCACGCGGTGGACGCGGCGCTGCGGCTCGCGCGCGTGAGCCTGGACGCGGGTGACGTGGTGGGCGTGCTCGCGTTCGCCAGCGACGTGCGCGCCTTCCTGCCTCCGCGAAAGGGGGCGGAGCACCTGCGTCTCATCACCGAGTCCCTCTACCGCGCGGAGGCCGGCCTGGAGGAGAGCGACTACGGCCGCGCGTTCGACTTCGCCTTCGCCCGCCAGACGCGCCGCGCGCTGGTGGTGCTCTTCACCGACCTGGTGGATCCGGACGCGTCCGCCGAGCTGCTCGCGCGCACGCTGGCCCTGCGCCCCCGGCACCTGCCCGTCGTCGCGTCGCTCCTGGACGAGGACCTGGAGGCCGCCGCCACGGACGTGCCCGGCGACGCCACGTCCGCCTACGCGCGGCAGGCCGCTGCCCGCATGGAGGCCGAGTACCGCCGCACCGCCACCACGCTGCGCGACGCGGGGGCGCTGGTGGTGCGCGCTCCGGCTCGCGGGTTCGGCGCCGCTGCACTCAACGTGTACCTGGACGTGAAGGCGCGCGGGCGGCTCTGA
- a CDS encoding AAA family ATPase: MSDATPLSRLLDALGSAVVGQPRVLTDLVTAFLARGHVLLEGVPGVAKTLTARSMAGALGLSFSRVQFTPDLMPADILGTNVFQPQSQSFRLIKGPVFTEVLVADEINRTPPKTQAALLEAMEERQVTIDGTTHPLPSHFFVVATQNPLELEGTYPLPEAQLDRFLMRVRVGYPDGDAETALLRGFHQREGRAPEVSRVLDAATLTDLQDRAARVACDDSILQYVVQLVRDTRAHPRVRLGASPRAAQALLAASKAHAALRGTDFVTPDDVKAVTPGVLNHRLLLKAEAEVEGVTADDVLKQMLERVRVPR, encoded by the coding sequence ATGTCCGACGCCACGCCCCTCTCCCGCCTCCTCGACGCGCTGGGCTCGGCTGTCGTGGGCCAGCCCCGCGTGCTGACCGACCTGGTGACGGCCTTCCTCGCGCGCGGCCACGTGCTGCTGGAGGGCGTGCCCGGGGTCGCCAAGACGCTCACCGCGCGCAGCATGGCGGGGGCGTTGGGCCTGTCCTTCTCGCGCGTGCAGTTCACGCCGGACCTGATGCCCGCGGACATCCTGGGCACCAACGTCTTCCAGCCGCAGTCGCAGTCCTTCCGCCTGATCAAGGGCCCTGTCTTCACGGAGGTCCTGGTCGCGGATGAGATCAACCGCACCCCGCCCAAGACGCAGGCGGCGCTCCTGGAGGCCATGGAGGAGCGGCAGGTGACCATCGACGGCACCACCCACCCGCTGCCGTCGCACTTCTTCGTCGTCGCCACGCAGAACCCGCTGGAGCTGGAGGGCACCTATCCCCTCCCCGAGGCGCAGCTCGACCGGTTCCTCATGCGCGTGCGCGTGGGCTATCCGGACGGCGACGCCGAGACCGCGCTCCTGCGGGGCTTCCACCAGCGCGAGGGCCGGGCCCCCGAAGTGTCTCGCGTGCTGGACGCGGCCACGCTGACGGACCTGCAGGACCGCGCGGCCCGCGTCGCGTGTGACGACTCCATCCTCCAGTACGTGGTGCAACTGGTGCGCGACACCCGCGCCCACCCCCGTGTGCGGCTCGGTGCCAGTCCCCGCGCCGCGCAGGCCCTGCTCGCGGCGTCCAAGGCGCACGCGGCGCTCCGGGGCACCGACTTCGTCACCCCGGACGACGTGAAGGCCGTGACGCCGGGCGTCCTCAACCACCGCCTCCTCCTCAAGGCCGAGGCGGAGGTGGAGGGCGTCACCGCGGACGACGTGCTGAAGCAGATGCTCGAACGGGTGCGAGTGCCCCGGTGA